A single Kryptolebias marmoratus isolate JLee-2015 linkage group LG16, ASM164957v2, whole genome shotgun sequence DNA region contains:
- the eny2 gene encoding transcription and mRNA export factor ENY2, giving the protein MNKESRVKATINQKLTETGERERLKELLRAKLTECGWMDQMKAHCKEVIKEKGLEHVTVEDLVVEITAKGRVLVPDSVKKELLLRIRAFLSQHAS; this is encoded by the exons ATGAACAAAGAGTCCAGAGTAAAAGCAACTATAAACCAGAAGCTCACGGAGACGGGGGAAAGAGAGAG ACTAAAAGAGCTGCTGAGAGCCAAGCTCACAGAATGTGGATGGATGGACCAAATGAAGGCTCACTGCAAAG AGGTCATCAAAGAGAAGGGCTTGGAGCACGTCACGGTGGAGGACCTTGTTGTGGAGATCACCGCTAAAGGGAGAG TTTTGGTTCCGGACAGCGTGAAGAAAGAACTTCTTCTAAGAATCAGAGCCTTCTTGTCTCAGCATGCCTCATAA